A window of the Apostichopus japonicus isolate 1M-3 chromosome 8, ASM3797524v1, whole genome shotgun sequence genome harbors these coding sequences:
- the LOC139970792 gene encoding RNA polymerase II-associated protein 1-like, translating to MNPLKRPKAGETQEDLLRQQEEFLAQGGKPAAIVVEKGDKRRKDVDPKAERSFTFASVKKDVVKLEGMSSLATGEPSSIMKKSSQFKSTGNVRGQRVTFNVEDGEDPEEVMDRHDTHITTVLSKIMEHETRNSPVFFPGGSKQGFPTVPHRSEGSVKQSPSNAKKKKKKSLFSQQFQKLSPSEFGLQNATRVPSHESQPPETQVQRELETMETSQDTPPVVSIGGLDGEHAEATDKAIHEENKSKMAAMSEEEILREQARIKAMLDPSLVAFLQKKKRQPGGERKEPEVRRDEEMETNERATEVKPDSNDEVVDMPVKISKNWLNMNKVESDKLLWMKDLPKPAAKDSKGAQARFDFNGRLVAKEANIPVREGLHHHGDEQEIPGYSLEELFTLARSSVLNQRVLSLQTLSRIVYNSRLQELGGDLSEPLLPTLLEAGILFLMRWSIDDTNEGVISAAVEGLTALLVQPGDEDTLDRIYTWYHGNNLPPLIPLLKEEDEELDENGQPMKDEDISDPQMVQRDVIKALLRMNTLRRFCFILDKVRPPAPTVLNILSILIRTSRHSSQAAFEICKCPKLLEVIVREFLPMAGWKQQGAQVADVYGYPVVSALKLLRVLCATGRNRAASLIAQFRLQPLLLRYLSEEPSDMSLDIASAFHISMEAIRLWHTCVEYGQLTEMYSELYPILVQHLQLFQRLSVLPLPATTTAGDETVHRLQLRRSGTLILLLEGVVQVAGAAASLHQNSDTSKDVRHPPAVQWGHVTGLHDPLRLCVQRWLGEMSQSPDTVSPQAFAMSASVLNFTASYYENAIKQPSYSPVDCLSQVEELTNQVIIPFMTSRSFQSYLSQIRQYSAFEGDEREKLQLIQSLPDFGCHPDNQDLMHPAVQKNSSHCFLLALFRLVHSVICVHRGIGSKFLPILQCAHVTDCIKSFCHKDKRHYQGVRAVFTRFQLLSVYYLLKAYQYASKHSDTSHEMLTLYHGASLELFSRLQVADYYYAHQVLCDLIFDPDSLWEGKGAETMAIELSEKLTLSESVDDPSADGTSLGQLLSEAYRNIPEVRRLYMLYIATDKKKLEMSRAEALHQPFLRKSHFLSEMNEPLVPQDWMYLPLLQLFTEQQKVEMLGKTVKSIPVEIVKGMTSALQWILMMEAWRPTVLANVELAARISRLYCVFLTSSDLFMESTVSALLHALLKIYTQPGHLSCLRFDISIPGVSSFYDLYMEVLSQYEAVSFGDHLFANYTLLPLQQRFGPRYKLALWMEKTEILHALNLPITECLIPMETLLVPHETDLALLRAYLSALASASVIRQRAPLMYLIAVHHLNHFLFNEDGERSERVSQFKMIIAKQLQVVQTSPNPRKTWRYHLLFYKSFNPSAPDGFEMYEELPEERGMTLKHILPT from the exons ATGAACCCATTGAAGAGGCCAAAAGCTGGTGAAACACAAGAAGATTTGTTAAGGCAACAGGAAGAATTCCTAGCTCAAGGAGGCAAGCCGGCAGCGATCGTGGTTGAGAAAGGGGATAAACGAAGAAAGGATGTTGATCCAAAAGCAGAGAGATCCTTCACATTTGCTTCTGTGAAAAAAGATGTTGTCAAATTAGAGG GAATGTCATCCCTGGCAACGGGAGAGCCTTCATCCATCATGAAGAAGTCTTCACAGTTCAAG AGCACTGGTAATGTCAGAGGTCAAAGAGTCACTTTCAATGTAGAAGATGGTGAAGACCCAGAGGAAGTAATGGACA GGCATGATACACATATAACTACAGTACTGTCAAAGATAATG GAGCATGAAACAAGAAACTCACCTGTCTTTTTCCCAGGAGGCAGCAAACAAGGCTTTCCAACAGTTCCACACAGAAGTGAG GGGTCAGTCAAGCAGTCACCAAGTAAcgcaaagaagaagaaaaagaagagtttGTTTTCTCAACAGTTTCAGAAATTGTCCCCGTCAGAGTTTGGCTTACAGAATGCTACCAGGGTGCCATCGCATGAATCGCAGCCTCCTGAGACTCAAGTTCAAAGAGAATTGGAAACTATGGAAACATCTCAAG ATACCCCGCCGGTCGTCTCGATTGGAGGCCTGGATGGTGAACATGCCGAAGCAACTGACAAAGCCATCCATGAGGAAAAtaaatccaagatggctgccatGTCTGAGGAAGAAATTTTACGGGAACAAGCCAGGATTAAAGCTATGCTCG ATCCAAGTTTGGTGGCATTTCTTCAGAAGAAGAAACGTCAGCCTGGTGGAGAAAGGAAGGAACCAGAAGTCAGGAGAGATGAGGAGATGGAGACTAATGAAAGAGCAACAGAAGTGAAACCAGATTCTAATGATGAAG TTGTAGATATGCCAGTGAAGATTAGCAAGAATTGGTTGAATATGAATAAGGTAGAATCAGATAAACTCCTGTGGATGAAAGATCTTCCCAAGCCTGCAGCCAAGGACAGCAAAGGGGCTCAAGCAAGATTCGATTTTAATGGAAGGCTGGTTGCCAAGGAAGCTAACATACCAGTTAGGGAAGGGTTACATCACCATGGTGATGAGCAAGAG ATCCCTGGCTACTCATTGGAAGAACTCTTCACCTTAGCCAGAAGCTCAGTCCTAAACCAGAGAGTCTTATCTTTGCAGACGCTTTCAAGGATCGTCTACAAT agTCGCCTTCAGGAGTTGGGAGGTGATCTGTCAGAACCTCTCCTTCCAACGTTACTAGAGGCAGGAATTCTCTTCTTGATGAGGTGGTCGATAGATGATACTAATGAGGGAGTAATCTCCGCAGCGGTGGAAGGTCTCACAGCTCTCTTAGTACAACCAGGAGATGAG GACACTTTGGACAGAATATACACTTGGTACCATGGTAACAATTTGCCTCCATTGATACCGCTGCTtaaggaggaggatgaggaacTGGATGAAAATGGCCAACCAATGAAAGATGAGGACATATCTGATCCCCAGATGGTTCAAAGAGATGTTATTAAG GCTCTCCTCAGAATGAACACATTGAGACGGTTCTGCTTCATCCTCGACAAAGTCCGACCTCCAGCTCCCACGGTCCTCAACATCCTCTCCATCCTCATCAGAACAAGCAGACACTCCTCTCAAGCTGCATTTGAGATCTGTAAATGTCCAAAATTATTGGAGGTCATTGTTAGAGAGTTCTTGCCAATGGCTGGCTGGAAGCAGCAAG GAGCACAAGTTGCGGATGTTTATGGGTATCCGGTGGTCTCTGCTCTCAAACTGCTGCGTGTTCTCTGTGCAACAGGAAGAAATAGAGCTGCGTCTTTG ATTGCTCAGTTTAGACTTCAGCCACTTTTACTGCGGTACCTCTCTGAGGAACCTTCGGATATGAGTCTGGACATAGCTAGCGCATTTCATATCAGCATGGAGGCCATCAGGCTATGGCATACCTGTGTAGAATATGGGCAGCTTACAGAAATGTACAG TGAATTGTATCCAATATTAGTACAACACCTGCAGCTGTTCCAAAGACTGTCCGTGCTCCCTCTACCGGCGACCACCACTGCTGGTGACGAAACTGTTCACAGATTACAGCTACGGAGATCAGGGACGCTTATTCTTTTACTGGAGGGAGTAGTTCAGGTGGCTGGAGCTGCTGCGTCCCTTCACCAAAACAG TGACACCTCCAAGGATGTTCGACACCCTCCAGCGGTGCAGTGGGGTCATGTGACTGGATTACACGACCCCCTCAGGCTGTGTGTACAGCGTTGGCTCGGAGAGATGAGCCAGAGCCCAGACACCGTGTCACCACAAGCCTTTGCGATGTCTGCTAGCGTACTGAACTTTACGGCATCGTACTATGAGAATGCCATCAAGCAA CCCTCATACAGTCCTGTCGACTGTTTAAGTCAGGTGGAAGAGTTGACCAATCAGGTGATCATCCCATTCATGACATCTCGTTCCTTTCAGTCGTACTTATCACAAATCAG GCAGTATTCAGCCTTCGAGGGAGATGAGCGGGAAAAGTTGCAACTCATTCAGTCACTCCCAGATTTTGGCTGTCACCCTGACAACCAAGACTTGATGCATCCAGCGGTACAGAAGAATTCAAGTCACTGTTTTCTATTGGCTCTCTTCCGTCTCGTTCATTCCGTTATCTGCGTACATCGAGGCATAGGATCTAAG TTTCTTCCAATACTACAGTGTGCCCATGTTACCGATTGTATTAAGTCTTTCTGTCACAAGGATAAGAGACACTACCAAGGAGTGAGGGCGGTCTTCACCAGGTTTCAGCTTCTCTCTGTATATTACCTCTTAAAGGCCTATCAATATGCT AGCAAACATTCTGATACCAGCCATGAAATGTTGACTCTTTACCATGGTGCATCCTTAGAGCTCTTCAGCAGACTACAGGTGGCAGACTACTATTATGCTCACCAAGTACTTTGTGATCTAATCTTTGATCCTGATTCACTATG GGAAGGTAAAGGAGCAGAAACCATGGCAATTGAGTTATCAGAGAAACTTACTCTGAGTGAGTCAGTGGATGATCCATCTGCTGATGGCACCAGTCTGGGGCAGTTACTCTCTGAAGCCTATCGAAACATTCCTGAAGTCAGACGTCTGTATATGTTATACATTGCCACTGATAAGAAGAAACTTGAGATGTCAAG GGCTGAAGCTCTACACCAACCTTTCCTAAGGAAATCCCATTTCCTCTCAGAGATGAATGAGCCCTTGGTGCCCCAGGACTGGATGTATCTGCCTCTGCTACAGTTATTTACTGAACAACAGAAAGT TGAAATGCTTGGTAAGACTGTCAAATCCATACCAGTAGAGATCGTTAAGGGAATGACGAGTGCACTGCAGTGGATACTGATGATGGAAGCGTGGAGACCTACCGTCCTAGCCAATGTGGAGTTAGCAGCAAGAATATCCAGGCTGTATTGTGTATTCCTCACAT CGTCGGACCTCTTCATGGAGTCAACCGTATCCGCTCTGCTTCATGCTCTCCTAAAGATCTACACTCAGCCAGGGCATCTCTCTTGCCTCAGGTTTGATATTTCCATCCCAGGGGTGTCATCATTCTATGACCT GTACATGGAGGTCCTATCACAGTACGAAGCTGTGTCGTTTGGAGATCATTTATTCGCTAATTACACACTGTTACCCCTGCAGCAGAGATTCGGTCCACGATACAAGTTGGCCTTGTGGATGGAGAAAACAGAAATTCTCCATGCCTTGAACTTGCCTATCACAGAG TGCCTCATCCCCATGGAAACGCTCTTGGTTCCACACGAGACTGACTTGGCTCTCCTTCGGGCTTATCTATCTGCTCTGGCATCGGCGTCTGTCATCAGGCAGAGGGCGCCCTTGATGTATCTCATCGCCGTACACCACCTCAATCATTTCCTCTTTAATGAAGATGGAGAAAGATCTGAACGAGTCAGTCAGTTCAAAATGATTATCGCGAAACAGCTTCAAGTTGTACAGACCTCACCCAATCCAAGAAAG ACCTGGAGGTATCATCTTCTCTTTTATAAATCCTTTAACCCGTCGGCGCCTGATGGATTTGAGATGTATGAGGAGTTACCTGAAGAGAGAGGAATGACTCTCAAACACATCCTACCGACATGA